AAGAGAACGAATTCGCAGGGTTGGCCATCGTCATATTGTCTGGAACATTGTTCACAAACATTTCGTTCGGTTGGCCACTGTCCGACGTCATGGACTGGTGCATCGGCGAGGCTGCGTCAGCAGAACACACGTACGAATATCATCCTCTTCCAAAAGATACTTGGCCTTCTTGCGGTACCCATCCACGCAttggtcgccgaggccttTGCGAATACACCGCTGACAGGGACGCGCTAAGGTCAGAGTGTGGGGACGTACCGTCATCACAGGTCAAATGCGCTTTCTGGCAGTGGTAGCACGCGCGGCTGGCCTTCTTCCGGCGGgacgggcgcgtcgctggtTTCTCTCCATTGGTAGTGCGCTCTGTAGTCTTGGATGCCGAATCTTTGGATTTTGACGCGGGTGGGTTGTTGGCGTACTTCGCCCTGCTGTCTGCCGGCGGAACAGCGGATCCACCAGCGTCGTCGACTTGCATGGCAGCTGCTCGGTCGTGCAATACGCTCTGTGCTACTTAAAGGAAGCGACACAAATGACAAGCTCGAGGTGGAGTCAATGCCAGATGCTAATGCAGACCATCGCAAATGAACCCttggcagcagcgcgcctgGGCTTTTCCCCAACGCCGAACCCCTCTGATTTGTCATTATTTTCGCCCCTCGCCCAATCGCGCCCATGGCCCGCCGGCCGAGTGACTGTGGGTAGcatggcgcggcgcgaggacgTGGCAGGCGTGATAGCGTAGTAGACACAGACAGCATAGAAACGAGGCGTGGCACACGAAACACGCTATACGAAAAAGGACACTGTatgacgacgcgccgcacgggCACCAGTGGATCAAGAGCCCGTGGCGCCTCGTACGACGCAGCcgtgccgcgtcgccgacgctctCAGTAACACAAGCTTGCGCGGACATCATCTTCGGTCCTATATGCTACAGCAGTGCTGTGCAGCACTCCATGGGTCTTGTCAAATTGGCCGGCTCAGTGGTGCGCCGGCTGCTGGGGCTTGAACATGCCGTAGGCAAGGTAGATGGCAAAAGCGGTGGcaccgaggccaaggccggGGAACATGTTGCGCGCGTAGTAGCGCATGGAGAAGAGGGGGTGCTTGCGCcacgcctcgcgcttcgcCCAGGGGTCACGGTAGAGTTCTGGCATACTGTCTGTTTCTGGCGGTAAGCCTCGAAGGTGCATAGTACGTACTGTTCAAAAGCAAGTAATTCAGTACACAATATAATATCACTGGTCAGTACACGTTCGTCTTTCGCGAAAGACGCACCCTTTACGGTCACAGCGTCGCTGAGGCaagccgaggccgcggcagcCGACGAGGCTTGTGTGTCACGTGATTCAGTCCCCCGGCAGCGCGTTCAGTCCAACACGCTTTGatcgcgacgaggaggtAGTGCGAGCGATGCCAGCAGAAGCGAGGGTGTGTATATGTGTCTAATCGCAGACCAAGCGGGCGCGTCTTGAACGTCCGATCAAGGATGAGTCGTCCGATGATGACATGCCGCTCAGTGTCCAAAAAGCCGAggactcggactcggacgTGCCGATGGCCTCGCAGCAGCgtgaggacgacgaggaggactCGGATGCGCCGCTGAAGAACGAGGAGAGtgaggaggaggaagaggaggaagaCGATGAGGAAGACGAGGGCCCAaagcgcaagcgcggcgGGAACAAGAGCATGGGCCAGTCCAAGTCGGACATCGAGGGCGGAGGCGAGCAGCGCTGGACGACGCTTATCCACAAAGGGCCGCGCTTCCCTGAGCTATACCAGCCGCTGCCTGAGGATGTCACGCTCAAGTACGAGGGCAAGCCGGTGTCGCTTCCGCCCGATTCGGAGGAAGTCGCCATGTTTTATGCAGTGaagctcgagacgcagcacgcgcaAAACCCCGTCTTTAACAAGAACTTTTTCGAAGACTTCCAGGATGTCTTGAAAAAGCACCCTCCTGTACGTCTCTCATCTGACCCAGCGCGACGGAACTAAAATCAAAAAGTTTGAAAAGCTCGATTTCCGCGAGATGTACAACTATTGGAAGTCGCTCAAggatgccgaggccgagcgcaaaaAGAGCAtggcgccgtcggcacgcaAAGCAGAGACAGCGGCACGTAAGGCGATGGAGAACGAGTGGAAGACGTGTATTGTCGACGGCCTGGAGCAAAAGGCGGGCAATGTCACGGTCGAACCGCCGGGTCTCTTTCTCGGTCGTGGTGCACACCCCAAGGCGGGCCGCATCAAGACGCGTATTATGCCGGAACAGATCACGATCAACCACAGTGCCGACCAcccggcgcctgcgccgccggcagGCCACAAATGGGGCGAGGTCGTGGAGAAGAAGGACGTCACTTGGCTCGCCCTCTGGCGCGAAAACATCAACAACGGTTTCAAGTACGTCTTCTTggacgcctcgagcacgttCAAGACCGAGTCGGATCGCGAGAAGTTTGAAAAGGCACGTCGCTTGGACGAGTGCGTGAAGCGCGTACGTGCCGACGTGCTCAAGAACCTCACGTCCAAAAACCGCGTGGACCGCATGGTGGCTACGATCGTGTGGCTCATTGACAATTTCTCTTTGCGTGCAGGCAACGAAAAAGGAGAGGACGAAGCAGAGACCTACGGCGTgtgctcgctgcgctgtGGTCATGCAACATTGATTATGCCAAATCAGGTCAAACTGTCGTTCCTTGGTAAAGATTCTATGAAGTTTGAAGAGACGCTCACGATCGGCAACAAGGACGTCTTTAAAAACATCACTATGTTCCTCAAGACCGACGGGACCAAGGTCGACGGGACCTACACGCGCAAGGGACCGGAAGACCCCATCTTTGCCGCGCCCAAGTCCAAGAGCAGCAAGATGGCACCCCTCTCGCCGGATGCCGTGAACCAGTTTCTGGGCAAGTATATGAAGGGCCTCAGTGCCAAGGTGTTCCGTACCTACAATGCCTCGGCTACCTTCCAGGGTCTCTTGGACCAGACGGAGGACTggcttgcgcagcggccaacggcgcaggagcgcgagatTACGCCTGCCAACCTCCGCGTGGCATACAATGAGGCGAACCGCCAGGTGGCTATCCTGTGTAACCATCAAAAGACGGTGAACCACGTGGTGCTGAGCAAGGCGCTGgaccgcacgcgcgacaAGATCTTTGCGCTGCAGTACCAAATCTTCAAGGAACGGCAAAAGCTTCTGACGCACTACAAGGCAGCGGATCTGAAGAAGGAGTACCTTCCGAAGGAGCACGACTTTG
This window of the Malassezia japonica chromosome 4, complete sequence genome carries:
- the TOP1 gene encoding DNA topoisomerase (COG:L; EggNog:ENOG503NUJJ; BUSCO:EOG09260MRU) yields the protein MPLSVQKAEDSDSDVPMASQQREDDEEDSDAPLKNEESEEEEEEEDDEEDEGPKRKRGGNKSMGQSKSDIEGGGEQRWTTLIHKGPRFPELYQPLPEDVTLKYEGKPVSLPPDSEEVAMFYAVKLETQHAQNPVFNKNFFEDFQDVLKKHPPRDGTKIKKFEKLDFREMYNYWKSLKDAEAERKKSMAPSARKAETAARKAMENEWKTCIVDGLEQKAGNVTVEPPGLFLGRGAHPKAGRIKTRIMPEQITINHSADHPAPAPPAGHKWGEVVEKKDVTWLALWRENINNGFKYVFLDASSTFKTESDREKFEKARRLDECVKRVRADVLKNLTSKNRVDRMVATIVWLIDNFSLRAGNEKGEDEAETYGVCSLRCGHATLIMPNQVKLSFLGKDSMKFEETLTIGNKDVFKNITMFLKTDGTKVDGTYTRKGPEDPIFAAPKSKSSKMAPLSPDAVNQFLGKYMKGLSAKVFRTYNASATFQGLLDQTEDWLAQRPTAQEREITPANLRVAYNEANRQVAILCNHQKTVNHVVLSKALDRTRDKIFALQYQIFKERQKLLTHYKAADLKKEYLPKEHDFAKNWNLILEEPDLDKSRIKEHEETMIQDKKTRMTTAFERQESERKYQEELRKQAGEKVKKEEEDVKPAKITTRAQLNEELKGLDEHLKLLERERKANKSESSNCNVPSTARKILNKYEAIKKQEAEMMNKSNTSDVSLGTSKINYIDPRITVAWLKKWDDRLQAEAPQKKQQKVKSESKEAQAANSATSEKMELNLQVMNIGQFFPMTLQKKFRWAAFDDNGKDISPRWSFVKDARKKMRTLESGSRKQEE
- a CDS encoding uncharacterized protein (EggNog:ENOG503P8G5; COG:S; TransMembrane:1 (o30-50i)) translates to MPELYRDPWAKREAWRKHPLFSMRYYARNMFPGLGLGATAFAIYLAYGMFKPQQPAHH